In the genome of Neodiprion pinetum isolate iyNeoPine1 chromosome 2, iyNeoPine1.2, whole genome shotgun sequence, one region contains:
- the csul gene encoding protein arginine N-methyltransferase 5 isoform X1 → MAAEKQVSCGLDFCSVPDLSNCLMTATSSRYDFICIPLVHPKFKREFVDPELKKRPGPFTRSDMILCSSDWNNLVIGKLSPYIDVDCTNPISRKNNEETLNQELALATHLGLPAITFKLTRNMNQNINFARIIYNKSTTPCAFQVWVQVPMENPAKQANTYRSDKGDDAVESTWEWWNSLRLVCDFHGKLGVALIVSHDIPSAEEINRWLGEPLKCLILPTTLFITNKKGYPVLSKAHQMLLKKFSPLRVQMILSGSNRHQDITFYHNYLDHLAKTYQSNGPVERFARGYEDYLQCPLQPLMDNLESQTYEIFEKDPFKYNQYQTAIYQGILDKIPEAEKDTKTLVIMVVGAGRGPLVRASLNAAEKAQRKVKVYAVEKNPNAILTLQALEKEIWGDKVTVVSSDMREWVAPEKADILVSELLGSFGDNELSPECLDGVQKFLSDDGISIPCSYTSYISPVQSSKLYNEVRQCKEKDKHPLAHFETPYVVHLQNKYDIAQPQPLFTFVHPNKEPFIDNNRYEVKKFVAEQNSVLHGFSGYFEAILYKDATISIEPNTHSPGMVSWFPIFFPIKEAVLLNAGDVVEAHFWRRCTLKNVWYEWCVSKPAPCSIHNPNGRSYTIGL, encoded by the exons ATGGCTGCTGAGAAACAAGTTTCCTGTGGGCTGGACTTCTGTTCAGTCCCAGATTTAAGTAATTGTTTGATGACTGCGACATCATCAAG GTATGATTTTATCTGCATACCCTTGGTGCATCCAAAATTTAAACGTGAATTTGTTGATCctgaattgaaaaaacgtcCTGGGCCATTCACGAGGTCTGACATGATCCTATGCAGCTCCG ATTGGAATAACTTGGTGATTGGGAAATTGTCGCCTTACATTGATGTAGATTGCACTAATCCAATCTCCCGAAAGAATAACGAAGAGACTTTAAACCAGGAATTGGCATTGGCTACACACCTAGGTCTTCCAGCGATTACATTCAAGCTAACAAGAAATATGAATCAgaatattaattttgctcgaattatttacaataagtCTACAACTCCTTGTGCCTTCCAG GTGTGGGTTCAAGTTCCAATGGAAAACCCTGCTAAGCAAGCCAACACGTACAGATCAGACAAAGGAGATGATGCAGTTGAAAGCACATGGGAGTGGTGGAATTCCCTGAGATTAGTTTGTGACTTCCATGGGAAGCTTGGTGTTGCCTTGATTGTTAGTCACGACATTCCTAGTGCAGAAGAG ATAAATAGATGGTTGGGTGAACCACTGAAGTGCCTAATTCTACCTACAACCTTGTTCATTACCAATAAAAAAGGATATCCAGTATTAAGTAAGGCACATCAAATGTTGCTCAAGAAGTTTTCTCCACTGAGGGTCCAAATGATTCTATCCGGATCAAACAGACATCAGGATATTACtttttatcataattatctTGATCATCTTGCAAAG ACTTATCAAAGTAATGGGCCAGTTGAAAGATTTGCCAGGGGCTATGAAGATTATTTGCAATGCCCGTTGCAACCGTTGATGGATAATCTTGAATCTCAGAcatatgaaatatttgaaaaagatCCCTTCAAATACAATCAATATCAGACCGCTATTTACCAAGGAATTCTCGACAAGATTCCAGAAGCTGAAAAGGATAccaaaacttt AGTTATCATGGTTGTCGGCGCAGGTAGAGGACCCTTGGTACGGGCTTCTTTGAATGCTGCTGAAAAAGCACAAAGAAAAGTCAAGGTTTATGCTGTTGAGAAAAACCCTAATGCCATTCTAAC GTTACAGGctttagaaaaagaaatatggGGAGACAAGGTCACTGTTGTATCATCTGACATGAGAGAGTGGGTCGCTCCTGAAAAAGCAGATATTCTCGTTTCTGAGCTCCTAGGATCTTTTGGCGATAACGAGCTTTCACCTGAGTGCTTAGATGGGGTTCAAAAGTTCCTAAGTG ATGATGGAATAAGTATACCTTGTTCATACACGTCATACATTAGTCCAGTGCAATCGTCAAAGTTGTATAATGAAGTCAGGCAATGTAAGGAAAAAGACAAGCATCCCCTGGCTCACTTTGAAACTCCTTACGTTGTTCATCTTCAAAACAAGTATGATATTGCACAACCACAGCCTCTCTTCACATTCGTTCATCCTAATAAAG AACCATTTATTGATAACAACAGGTATGAAGTGAAAAAGTTTGTAGCAGAACAAAATTCGGTATTGCACGGTTTTTCCGGCTACTTTGAAGCCATCTTGTACAAAGATGCGACTATTAGTATAGAACCGAACACACACAGTCCAGGCATGGTTAGCTGGTTCCCAATTTTCTTTCCTATCAAG GAAGCCGTTCTACTCAATGCTGGTGATGTGGTCGAGGCACACTTTTGGCGAAGGTGTACATTAAAAAATGTGTGGTACGAGTGGTGTGTCAGCAAACCTGCGCCATGTTCCATCCATAATCCAAATGGCCGGTCCTATACAATTGGGCTTTGA
- the csul gene encoding protein arginine N-methyltransferase 5 isoform X2, producing the protein MAAEKQVSCGLDFCSVPDLSNCLMTATSSRYDFICIPLVHPKFKREFVDPELKKRPGPFTRSDMILCSSDWNNLVIGKLSPYIDVDCTNPISRKNNEETLNQELALATHLGLPAITFKLTRNMNQNINFARIIYNKSTTPCAFQVWVQVPMENPAKQANTYRSDKGDDAVESTWEWWNSLRLVCDFHGKLGVALIVSHDIPSAEEINRWLGEPLKCLILPTTLFITNKKGYPVLSKAHQMLLKKFSPLRVQMILSGSNRHQDITFYHNYLDHLAKTYQSNGPVERFARGYEDYLQCPLQPLMDNLESQTYEIFEKDPFKYNQYQTAIYQGILDKIPEAEKDTKTLVIMVVGAGRGPLVRASLNAAEKAQRKVKVYAVEKNPNAILTLQALEKEIWGDKVTVVSSDMREWVAPEKADILVSELLGSFGDNELSPECLDGVQKFLSDDGISIPCSYTSYISPVQSSKLYNEVRQCKEKDKHPLAHFETPYVVHLQNKYDIAQPQPLFTFVHPNKGMK; encoded by the exons ATGGCTGCTGAGAAACAAGTTTCCTGTGGGCTGGACTTCTGTTCAGTCCCAGATTTAAGTAATTGTTTGATGACTGCGACATCATCAAG GTATGATTTTATCTGCATACCCTTGGTGCATCCAAAATTTAAACGTGAATTTGTTGATCctgaattgaaaaaacgtcCTGGGCCATTCACGAGGTCTGACATGATCCTATGCAGCTCCG ATTGGAATAACTTGGTGATTGGGAAATTGTCGCCTTACATTGATGTAGATTGCACTAATCCAATCTCCCGAAAGAATAACGAAGAGACTTTAAACCAGGAATTGGCATTGGCTACACACCTAGGTCTTCCAGCGATTACATTCAAGCTAACAAGAAATATGAATCAgaatattaattttgctcgaattatttacaataagtCTACAACTCCTTGTGCCTTCCAG GTGTGGGTTCAAGTTCCAATGGAAAACCCTGCTAAGCAAGCCAACACGTACAGATCAGACAAAGGAGATGATGCAGTTGAAAGCACATGGGAGTGGTGGAATTCCCTGAGATTAGTTTGTGACTTCCATGGGAAGCTTGGTGTTGCCTTGATTGTTAGTCACGACATTCCTAGTGCAGAAGAG ATAAATAGATGGTTGGGTGAACCACTGAAGTGCCTAATTCTACCTACAACCTTGTTCATTACCAATAAAAAAGGATATCCAGTATTAAGTAAGGCACATCAAATGTTGCTCAAGAAGTTTTCTCCACTGAGGGTCCAAATGATTCTATCCGGATCAAACAGACATCAGGATATTACtttttatcataattatctTGATCATCTTGCAAAG ACTTATCAAAGTAATGGGCCAGTTGAAAGATTTGCCAGGGGCTATGAAGATTATTTGCAATGCCCGTTGCAACCGTTGATGGATAATCTTGAATCTCAGAcatatgaaatatttgaaaaagatCCCTTCAAATACAATCAATATCAGACCGCTATTTACCAAGGAATTCTCGACAAGATTCCAGAAGCTGAAAAGGATAccaaaacttt AGTTATCATGGTTGTCGGCGCAGGTAGAGGACCCTTGGTACGGGCTTCTTTGAATGCTGCTGAAAAAGCACAAAGAAAAGTCAAGGTTTATGCTGTTGAGAAAAACCCTAATGCCATTCTAAC GTTACAGGctttagaaaaagaaatatggGGAGACAAGGTCACTGTTGTATCATCTGACATGAGAGAGTGGGTCGCTCCTGAAAAAGCAGATATTCTCGTTTCTGAGCTCCTAGGATCTTTTGGCGATAACGAGCTTTCACCTGAGTGCTTAGATGGGGTTCAAAAGTTCCTAAGTG ATGATGGAATAAGTATACCTTGTTCATACACGTCATACATTAGTCCAGTGCAATCGTCAAAGTTGTATAATGAAGTCAGGCAATGTAAGGAAAAAGACAAGCATCCCCTGGCTCACTTTGAAACTCCTTACGTTGTTCATCTTCAAAACAAGTATGATATTGCACAACCACAGCCTCTCTTCACATTCGTTCATCCTAATAAAG GTATGAAGTGA
- the ppl gene encoding glycine cleavage system H protein, which produces MAQYVTQILRCTVKTIASTHGKQMFNSGVSLRSKIFLSREISTTRCMSSTERWYTDKHEWVEINGKVGTIGISHYAQDALGDVVYAQLPDVGSSISQEDECGALESVKAASELYSPVSGKVVEKNEAVESSPGLINSSCYEMGWLFKVELTNPDEIKKLMDEKTYDQFLKTDSH; this is translated from the exons ATGGCTCAATACGTGACGCAAATTTTAAGATGTACAGTAAAAACAATAGCCTCTACTCATGGTAAACAAATGTTCAATAGTGGTGTTTCCCTAAGATCAAAGATATTCTTATCACGAGAAATAAGCACAACGCGGTGTATGTCCAGTACCG agagATGGTATACAGACAAACACGAATGGGTAGAAATTAATGGTAAAGTCGGTACCATTGGGATTTCACACTATGCTCAAGATGCCCTCGGCGACGTCGTCTATGCACAGCTTCCAGATGTTGGCAGTTCCATAAGTCAGGAAG ACGAATGTGGAGCATTGGAGTCTGTAAAAGCAGCATCAGAACTATATAGCCCAGTGTCTGGCAAagtagtggaaaaaaatgaggCAGTTGAAAGTAGTCCTGGTTTAATCAATTCTTCCTGCTATGAAATGGGCTGGCTTTTCAAAGTTGAACTGACTAACCCAGACGAGATTAAGAAATTGATGGATGAAAAGACATACGATCAATTCCTGAAAACAGATAGCCATTAA